The genomic DNA CGACGCGGCCGGGCTGGTCGATACCGCGGCAATGCTGCCGACCGAGCGGACGACGAGCCACGTGATGGACGTGCGTGCGCCGGAGGATTGGGAGGAAGTGCTCGCGCAGTTCGCCGCGGCGAGCGGCGGGCGGCTCGACGTGCTGTTCAACAATGCCGGGGTGGCGGTCGGCGGCGCGTTCGGGGCGGAGTCGCTCGACGTGCTCGATCGCGGGATCGACGTGAATTTGAAGGGCGTCGTGTACGGCGCGCGGCTGGCCTATCCGTATCTCGCCGCGACGCCGGGATCGTGCCTGCTCAACACCGCATCGGCGGCGGGGATCTACGGCACGCCGGGGGCGGCGGTGTATTCGGCGACCAAGTTCGGCGTGCGCGGGCTGACCGAGGCGCTCGATGCGGAATGGGCGGCGGAGGGCATCCGCGTGCGCAGCCTGATGCCCGGCTTCATCGATACGCCGCTGCTAAAGGCGAATGTCAGCGGATCGAACCGCAACGTACGCGAAACGGTGATCGAAGCCGGGCTGGAGCTGACGCCGGTCGAAGTGGTGGCCGAAGCGGCATGGGCCGCGGTGCATGGCGACCGCGTGCA from Sphingomonas radiodurans includes the following:
- a CDS encoding SDR family oxidoreductase, encoding MKAILITGGGSGIGRAVAQLFSQRGWRVGLADLDAAGLVDTAAMLPTERTTSHVMDVRAPEDWEEVLAQFAAASGGRLDVLFNNAGVAVGGAFGAESLDVLDRGIDVNLKGVVYGARLAYPYLAATPGSCLLNTASAAGIYGTPGAAVYSATKFGVRGLTEALDAEWAAEGIRVRSLMPGFIDTPLLKANVSGSNRNVRETVIEAGLELTPVEVVAEAAWAAVHGDRVHTLVGKTARRLAFASRWMPGGLRKRMRAGRV